A window of the Phaseolus vulgaris cultivar G19833 chromosome 5, P. vulgaris v2.0, whole genome shotgun sequence genome harbors these coding sequences:
- the LOC137834142 gene encoding uncharacterized protein, translating to MIPVEIQESSPRFQSFVAEESNEKRRVNLDLLDEVREETRIKAEGVKRRVEHKHSSKLKPKQFQVVDLVMQKAHPYQLENKMSPKWTGPFKVTEVLGNGAYRLETLEGGPIPRTWNAANLKFYFVKNSCIVYSLKGHSFSLKRVF from the coding sequence atgatcccagtagagattcaggagagctcacCACGCTTTCAGAGTTTCgtggctgaagagtccaatgaaaaAAGAAGGGTGAActtggatctgctggatgaagtgaGAGAAGAGACTAGGATCAAAGCTGAGGGagtaaagagaagggtggagcatAAGCATAGTTCTAAGCTGAAACCCAAACAGTTCCAAGTTGTTGACCTAGTAATGCAGAAAGCTCACCCGTACCAGTTGGAGAACAAgatgtcccccaagtggactggcccTTTTAAGGTGACAGAAGTCCTGGGAAACGGGGCGTACAGGCttgagactttggaaggaggccCCATTCCTCGGACCTGGAATGCGgccaacctcaagttttatttcgtTAAAAACTCTTGCATTGTATACAGTTTaaagggacactctttttcacttaagagggttttttaa